One Alnus glutinosa chromosome 3, dhAlnGlut1.1, whole genome shotgun sequence genomic region harbors:
- the LOC133862725 gene encoding uncharacterized protein LOC133862725 isoform X1, with protein MEAEFSTSVEYGLKVSKRIYYGKESASSSAPAVIPTMTRSSEAEGYLPTAPTVYAVIPEPAVVDNPDVPSYQPYVHGLCEPPALIPLHMHGLAMEIESYLDTAFVVVSGTWRVHCVMAGRRCDCRIAVPMGEQGSLLGVEVDVSGRSYRTQLITMEDTIDMEKVVKAEGRFLKCQIYTLKVPQVDGGSTLSIQISWSQKLSYHDGKFCLNVPFSFPAYVNPIGKKISKREKIFLKVNSGTGREIIYKSTSHPLKELTRQAGKGSFLYEAEVPAWSNADFTFSYTVNSVDFFGGVLLQSPFLRDFDQREMFCFYVFPGNIQSRKVFRKEVVFLIDISGSMRGDPLENAKIALVVSLSKLNPEDTFNIIAFNGEVLLFSPSMKLATKEAISDATEWVGANFIANGSTNILLPLNQAMKLLAKATDSIPLIFLITDGSVEDEKEICNIMKGYLGSGESICPRICTFGIGSYCNHYFLQMIAHIGRGHYHAAYDADTIDFQIQRLFASASSIILADIKMDTLEHLDSLELFPTHIPDLSSGSPLIVSGRYDGNFPDSVKISGTLADMSNFTIDFEVQRAKDVPLDRQVLARRHIDILTASAWLLGTKELEVKVAKMSIQTGVPCEYTRMILAQTNKGEKAPEPILIQQVYNKLKLEERKLELEGQKIIFLGKLGLGFGNLTATAKNIPVGAEVAKPSDPADLLLKAASNCCSGLLDRCCCMCFIQTCSYLNNQCAIVFTQLCTALACFECLNCCYELCSCL; from the exons ATGGAGGCCGAGTTCTCGACCTCTGTGGAGTACGGCCTGAAGGTCTCGAAGCGAATATACTACGGGAAAGAGTCGGCATCTTCGTCGGCCCCGGCTGTGATTCCGACGATGACGAGGTCGTCGGAGGCTGAGGGGTACTTGCCGACGGCACCGACGGTGTACGCGGTGATACCGGAGCCCGCGGTGGTGGACAACCCTGACGTTCCGAGCTATCAGCCGTACGTGCACGGGCTGTGCGAGCCGCCGGCTCTGATACCGCTGCACATGCATGGGTTGGCTATGGAGATCGAGAGCTACTTGGACACTGCGTTCGTCGTGGTGAGCGGGACGTGGCGCGTGCATTGCGTGATGGCGGGCCGGCGGTGCGATTGCCGCATTGCGGTGCCGATGGGAGAGCAG GGTTCACTTCTAGGTGTCGAGGTTGATGTTAGCGGAAGATCTTATCGTACTCAGCTAATCACAATGGAAGATACAATAGACATGGAGAAAGTGGTCAAAGCTGAGGGACGCTTTCTCAAATGCCAGATCTACACTTTAAAAGTTCCGCAG GTTGATGGAGGCTCCACTCTCTCAATTCAGATCAGTTGGTCTCAGAAATTATCATATCATGATGGCAAGTTTTGCCTCAATGTACCTTTTAGTTTTCCAGCATATGTCAATCctattggaaagaaaatctcTAAAAGAGAAAAGATTTTTTTGAAAGTGAACTCTGGTACTGGGAGAGAAATTATATACAAAAGTACCAGCCATCCCCTAAAG GAACTAACACGTCAAGCTGGTAAAGGAAGTTTCCTATACGAAGCTGAAGTTCCAGCATGGTCGAATGCAGACTTCACTTTCTCATACACG GTTAATTCAGTTGACTTCTTTGGTGGTGTGCTCTTGCAATCTCCATTTCTGCGTGATTTTGATCAAAGAGAGATGTTTTGCTTCTATGTTTTCCCTGGAAATATCCAGAGTAGGAAG GTTTTCAGAAAGGAAGTGGTATTTCTTATTGATATAAGCGGCAGCATGCGAGGAGACCCTCTTGAGAATGCAAAGATTGCACTAGTGGTATCACTCTCCAAGCTCAACCCTGAAGATACTTTTAACATAATAGCTTTTAATGGAGAGGTACTCTTATTCTCACCATCAATGAAGCTGGCAACCAAGGAAGCAATCTCAGATGCTACAGAGTGGGTTGGTGCTAACTTTATTGCAAACGGTAGTACGAACATTTTGCTTCCCCTAAATCAg GCAATGAAGTTGTTGGCCAAGGCTACTGATTCAATTCCGCTCATTTTCCTCATTACTGATGGTTCTGTTGAAGATGAAAAGGAGATTTGCAATATTATGAAGGGCTACCTCGGAAGTGGGGAATCAATTTGTCCTCGCATATGTACTTTTGGCATAG GTTCATATTGCAACCATTACTTCCTTCAAATGATAGCACACATTGGGAGGGGTCACTATCATGCTGCTTATGATGCAG ATACAATTGACTTCCAAATACAAAGATTATTCGCTAGTGCTTCATCAATCATTCTTGCCGATATAAAGATGGACACTTTAGAACATCTTGATTCACTTGAG TTGTTTCCGACTCATATTCCAGACCTTTCATCTGGAAGTCCATTGATTGTGTCAGGCAGATATGATGGAAACTTTCCAGACTCTGTCAAAATTAGTGGGACCTTGGCTGATATGAGCAATTTCACAATAGACTTTGAAGTGCAAAGAGCTAAGGATGTGCCGCTTGACAGA CAGGTACTTGCAAGGAGGCATATTGATATACTCACAGCTTCGGCATGGTTGCTGGGAACTAAAGAACTGGAGGTGAAG gttGCCAAAATGAGCATACAAACTGGGGTTCCATGTGAGTATACTCGCATGATTTTGGCTCAGACTAATAAAGGGGAGAAAGCACCTGAACCGATTTTGATACAACAG GTATATAACAAACTAAAACTGGAGGAGAGGAAGCTGGAGTTGGAGGGGCAGAAGATTATATTCCTGGGAAAACTAGGGTTGGGCTTTGGTAACTTGACTGCAACGGCAAAGAATATTCCAGTAGGAGCTGAAGTAGCCAAGCCATCTGATCCTGCAGATCTGTTGCTTAAGGCTGCTTCCAACTGTTGTAGTGGATTGCTTGACCGCTGCTGTTGCATGTGCTTCATCCAGACTTGTTCATATCTGAATAACCAATGTGCAATTGTTTTCACACAGCTGTGCACTGCCCTTGCTTGTTTTGAGTGTCTAAATTGCTGTTATGAGCTCTGTTCATGTCTGTAA
- the LOC133862725 gene encoding uncharacterized protein LOC133862725 isoform X2, translating to MEAEFSTSVEYGLKVSKRIYYGKESASSSAPAVIPTMTRSSEAEGYLPTAPTVYAVIPEPAVVDNPDVPSYQPYVHGLCEPPALIPLHMHGLAMEIESYLDTAFVVVSGTWRVHCVMAGRRCDCRIAVPMGEQGSLLGVEVDVSGRSYRTQLITMEDTIDMEKVVKAEGRFLKCQIYTLKVPQVDGGSTLSIQISWSQKLSYHDGKFCLNVPFSFPAYVNPIGKKISKREKIFLKVNSGTGREIIYKSTSHPLKELTRQAGKGSFLYEAEVPAWSNADFTFSYTVNSVDFFGGVLLQSPFLRDFDQREMFCFYVFPGNIQSRKVFRKEVVFLIDISGSMRGDPLENAKIALVVSLSKLNPEDTFNIIAFNGEVLLFSPSMKLATKEAISDATEWVGANFIANGSTNILLPLNQAMKLLAKATDSIPLIFLITDGSVEDEKEICNIMKGYLGSGESICPRICTFGIGSYCNHYFLQMIAHIGRGHYHAAYDADTIDFQIQRLFASASSIILADIKMDTLEHLDSLELFPTHIPDLSSGSPLIVSGRYDGNFPDSVKISGTLADMSNFTIDFEVQRAKDVPLDRVLARRHIDILTASAWLLGTKELEVKVAKMSIQTGVPCEYTRMILAQTNKGEKAPEPILIQQVYNKLKLEERKLELEGQKIIFLGKLGLGFGNLTATAKNIPVGAEVAKPSDPADLLLKAASNCCSGLLDRCCCMCFIQTCSYLNNQCAIVFTQLCTALACFECLNCCYELCSCL from the exons ATGGAGGCCGAGTTCTCGACCTCTGTGGAGTACGGCCTGAAGGTCTCGAAGCGAATATACTACGGGAAAGAGTCGGCATCTTCGTCGGCCCCGGCTGTGATTCCGACGATGACGAGGTCGTCGGAGGCTGAGGGGTACTTGCCGACGGCACCGACGGTGTACGCGGTGATACCGGAGCCCGCGGTGGTGGACAACCCTGACGTTCCGAGCTATCAGCCGTACGTGCACGGGCTGTGCGAGCCGCCGGCTCTGATACCGCTGCACATGCATGGGTTGGCTATGGAGATCGAGAGCTACTTGGACACTGCGTTCGTCGTGGTGAGCGGGACGTGGCGCGTGCATTGCGTGATGGCGGGCCGGCGGTGCGATTGCCGCATTGCGGTGCCGATGGGAGAGCAG GGTTCACTTCTAGGTGTCGAGGTTGATGTTAGCGGAAGATCTTATCGTACTCAGCTAATCACAATGGAAGATACAATAGACATGGAGAAAGTGGTCAAAGCTGAGGGACGCTTTCTCAAATGCCAGATCTACACTTTAAAAGTTCCGCAG GTTGATGGAGGCTCCACTCTCTCAATTCAGATCAGTTGGTCTCAGAAATTATCATATCATGATGGCAAGTTTTGCCTCAATGTACCTTTTAGTTTTCCAGCATATGTCAATCctattggaaagaaaatctcTAAAAGAGAAAAGATTTTTTTGAAAGTGAACTCTGGTACTGGGAGAGAAATTATATACAAAAGTACCAGCCATCCCCTAAAG GAACTAACACGTCAAGCTGGTAAAGGAAGTTTCCTATACGAAGCTGAAGTTCCAGCATGGTCGAATGCAGACTTCACTTTCTCATACACG GTTAATTCAGTTGACTTCTTTGGTGGTGTGCTCTTGCAATCTCCATTTCTGCGTGATTTTGATCAAAGAGAGATGTTTTGCTTCTATGTTTTCCCTGGAAATATCCAGAGTAGGAAG GTTTTCAGAAAGGAAGTGGTATTTCTTATTGATATAAGCGGCAGCATGCGAGGAGACCCTCTTGAGAATGCAAAGATTGCACTAGTGGTATCACTCTCCAAGCTCAACCCTGAAGATACTTTTAACATAATAGCTTTTAATGGAGAGGTACTCTTATTCTCACCATCAATGAAGCTGGCAACCAAGGAAGCAATCTCAGATGCTACAGAGTGGGTTGGTGCTAACTTTATTGCAAACGGTAGTACGAACATTTTGCTTCCCCTAAATCAg GCAATGAAGTTGTTGGCCAAGGCTACTGATTCAATTCCGCTCATTTTCCTCATTACTGATGGTTCTGTTGAAGATGAAAAGGAGATTTGCAATATTATGAAGGGCTACCTCGGAAGTGGGGAATCAATTTGTCCTCGCATATGTACTTTTGGCATAG GTTCATATTGCAACCATTACTTCCTTCAAATGATAGCACACATTGGGAGGGGTCACTATCATGCTGCTTATGATGCAG ATACAATTGACTTCCAAATACAAAGATTATTCGCTAGTGCTTCATCAATCATTCTTGCCGATATAAAGATGGACACTTTAGAACATCTTGATTCACTTGAG TTGTTTCCGACTCATATTCCAGACCTTTCATCTGGAAGTCCATTGATTGTGTCAGGCAGATATGATGGAAACTTTCCAGACTCTGTCAAAATTAGTGGGACCTTGGCTGATATGAGCAATTTCACAATAGACTTTGAAGTGCAAAGAGCTAAGGATGTGCCGCTTGACAGA GTACTTGCAAGGAGGCATATTGATATACTCACAGCTTCGGCATGGTTGCTGGGAACTAAAGAACTGGAGGTGAAG gttGCCAAAATGAGCATACAAACTGGGGTTCCATGTGAGTATACTCGCATGATTTTGGCTCAGACTAATAAAGGGGAGAAAGCACCTGAACCGATTTTGATACAACAG GTATATAACAAACTAAAACTGGAGGAGAGGAAGCTGGAGTTGGAGGGGCAGAAGATTATATTCCTGGGAAAACTAGGGTTGGGCTTTGGTAACTTGACTGCAACGGCAAAGAATATTCCAGTAGGAGCTGAAGTAGCCAAGCCATCTGATCCTGCAGATCTGTTGCTTAAGGCTGCTTCCAACTGTTGTAGTGGATTGCTTGACCGCTGCTGTTGCATGTGCTTCATCCAGACTTGTTCATATCTGAATAACCAATGTGCAATTGTTTTCACACAGCTGTGCACTGCCCTTGCTTGTTTTGAGTGTCTAAATTGCTGTTATGAGCTCTGTTCATGTCTGTAA
- the LOC133862725 gene encoding uncharacterized protein LOC133862725 isoform X3, producing MKCVYLFLAKDTSICVEVDVSGRSYRTQLITMEDTIDMEKVVKAEGRFLKCQIYTLKVPQVDGGSTLSIQISWSQKLSYHDGKFCLNVPFSFPAYVNPIGKKISKREKIFLKVNSGTGREIIYKSTSHPLKELTRQAGKGSFLYEAEVPAWSNADFTFSYTVNSVDFFGGVLLQSPFLRDFDQREMFCFYVFPGNIQSRKVFRKEVVFLIDISGSMRGDPLENAKIALVVSLSKLNPEDTFNIIAFNGEVLLFSPSMKLATKEAISDATEWVGANFIANGSTNILLPLNQAMKLLAKATDSIPLIFLITDGSVEDEKEICNIMKGYLGSGESICPRICTFGIGSYCNHYFLQMIAHIGRGHYHAAYDADTIDFQIQRLFASASSIILADIKMDTLEHLDSLELFPTHIPDLSSGSPLIVSGRYDGNFPDSVKISGTLADMSNFTIDFEVQRAKDVPLDRQVLARRHIDILTASAWLLGTKELEVKVAKMSIQTGVPCEYTRMILAQTNKGEKAPEPILIQQVYNKLKLEERKLELEGQKIIFLGKLGLGFGNLTATAKNIPVGAEVAKPSDPADLLLKAASNCCSGLLDRCCCMCFIQTCSYLNNQCAIVFTQLCTALACFECLNCCYELCSCL from the exons ATGAAGTGTGTCTACCTCTTCCTTGCTAAAGACACCAGCATTT GTGTCGAGGTTGATGTTAGCGGAAGATCTTATCGTACTCAGCTAATCACAATGGAAGATACAATAGACATGGAGAAAGTGGTCAAAGCTGAGGGACGCTTTCTCAAATGCCAGATCTACACTTTAAAAGTTCCGCAG GTTGATGGAGGCTCCACTCTCTCAATTCAGATCAGTTGGTCTCAGAAATTATCATATCATGATGGCAAGTTTTGCCTCAATGTACCTTTTAGTTTTCCAGCATATGTCAATCctattggaaagaaaatctcTAAAAGAGAAAAGATTTTTTTGAAAGTGAACTCTGGTACTGGGAGAGAAATTATATACAAAAGTACCAGCCATCCCCTAAAG GAACTAACACGTCAAGCTGGTAAAGGAAGTTTCCTATACGAAGCTGAAGTTCCAGCATGGTCGAATGCAGACTTCACTTTCTCATACACG GTTAATTCAGTTGACTTCTTTGGTGGTGTGCTCTTGCAATCTCCATTTCTGCGTGATTTTGATCAAAGAGAGATGTTTTGCTTCTATGTTTTCCCTGGAAATATCCAGAGTAGGAAG GTTTTCAGAAAGGAAGTGGTATTTCTTATTGATATAAGCGGCAGCATGCGAGGAGACCCTCTTGAGAATGCAAAGATTGCACTAGTGGTATCACTCTCCAAGCTCAACCCTGAAGATACTTTTAACATAATAGCTTTTAATGGAGAGGTACTCTTATTCTCACCATCAATGAAGCTGGCAACCAAGGAAGCAATCTCAGATGCTACAGAGTGGGTTGGTGCTAACTTTATTGCAAACGGTAGTACGAACATTTTGCTTCCCCTAAATCAg GCAATGAAGTTGTTGGCCAAGGCTACTGATTCAATTCCGCTCATTTTCCTCATTACTGATGGTTCTGTTGAAGATGAAAAGGAGATTTGCAATATTATGAAGGGCTACCTCGGAAGTGGGGAATCAATTTGTCCTCGCATATGTACTTTTGGCATAG GTTCATATTGCAACCATTACTTCCTTCAAATGATAGCACACATTGGGAGGGGTCACTATCATGCTGCTTATGATGCAG ATACAATTGACTTCCAAATACAAAGATTATTCGCTAGTGCTTCATCAATCATTCTTGCCGATATAAAGATGGACACTTTAGAACATCTTGATTCACTTGAG TTGTTTCCGACTCATATTCCAGACCTTTCATCTGGAAGTCCATTGATTGTGTCAGGCAGATATGATGGAAACTTTCCAGACTCTGTCAAAATTAGTGGGACCTTGGCTGATATGAGCAATTTCACAATAGACTTTGAAGTGCAAAGAGCTAAGGATGTGCCGCTTGACAGA CAGGTACTTGCAAGGAGGCATATTGATATACTCACAGCTTCGGCATGGTTGCTGGGAACTAAAGAACTGGAGGTGAAG gttGCCAAAATGAGCATACAAACTGGGGTTCCATGTGAGTATACTCGCATGATTTTGGCTCAGACTAATAAAGGGGAGAAAGCACCTGAACCGATTTTGATACAACAG GTATATAACAAACTAAAACTGGAGGAGAGGAAGCTGGAGTTGGAGGGGCAGAAGATTATATTCCTGGGAAAACTAGGGTTGGGCTTTGGTAACTTGACTGCAACGGCAAAGAATATTCCAGTAGGAGCTGAAGTAGCCAAGCCATCTGATCCTGCAGATCTGTTGCTTAAGGCTGCTTCCAACTGTTGTAGTGGATTGCTTGACCGCTGCTGTTGCATGTGCTTCATCCAGACTTGTTCATATCTGAATAACCAATGTGCAATTGTTTTCACACAGCTGTGCACTGCCCTTGCTTGTTTTGAGTGTCTAAATTGCTGTTATGAGCTCTGTTCATGTCTGTAA